In the genome of Saccharomonospora viridis DSM 43017, one region contains:
- a CDS encoding ferredoxin--NADP reductase, whose amino-acid sequence MTTASGDTRSRVLRVVEVREETEEAKSLVFAIPERDRELFSYRPGQFVTIRIPSDRTGSVARCHSISSCPAEERLSVTVKRVDGGYGSNWLCDNVTAGTSLEVLPPSGAFTPRSLDGDFLLIGAGSGITPLLSITKAVLRCGTGKVTLFYANRDEKSVIFRDELRELAVGHRERLTVLHWLESLQGMPHRTRLAPLLAPHVGAETYLCGPQPFMEQVRQALAEHGAADDVHVEKFTSLSGDPFTERSPTPAPASVPDSEAAGRAVSVIVGGEEHEIHWSPGSVLLDALLDEGVDVPFSCFDGECGTCRAELVQGKVRMGRAEGLTEDEVEKGAILACVTEAPDDSDPTRIVVRFP is encoded by the coding sequence ATGACTACGGCGTCCGGTGACACGAGATCCCGCGTTCTTCGGGTGGTCGAGGTCCGTGAGGAGACCGAGGAGGCGAAATCGCTCGTCTTCGCGATCCCCGAGCGGGACCGAGAGCTCTTCTCCTACCGGCCCGGCCAGTTCGTGACCATCCGTATCCCGAGCGATCGCACCGGATCGGTGGCACGTTGTCATTCGATCTCCAGCTGTCCCGCGGAGGAACGGCTCAGCGTCACCGTCAAACGCGTCGACGGTGGCTACGGATCGAACTGGCTGTGCGACAACGTCACCGCGGGAACCTCGTTGGAGGTTCTGCCTCCCAGCGGCGCTTTCACGCCCAGAAGTCTGGACGGCGACTTCCTGCTCATCGGGGCCGGAAGCGGGATCACGCCACTGCTGTCCATCACGAAAGCCGTCCTGCGGTGTGGTACGGGGAAGGTCACCCTGTTCTACGCCAACCGGGACGAGAAATCGGTGATCTTCCGGGACGAGCTGCGGGAACTGGCTGTGGGGCACCGGGAACGACTGACGGTGCTCCACTGGCTGGAGTCTTTGCAGGGGATGCCCCACCGGACACGCCTGGCTCCGCTGCTCGCCCCACACGTCGGGGCCGAGACCTACCTGTGTGGCCCGCAACCGTTCATGGAACAGGTGCGGCAGGCCTTGGCCGAACACGGCGCGGCCGACGACGTCCACGTCGAGAAGTTCACCTCTCTCAGCGGTGACCCGTTCACGGAACGCTCGCCCACCCCGGCCCCGGCATCGGTCCCCGACTCCGAGGCCGCCGGTCGGGCCGTGTCCGTCATCGTCGGCGGTGAGGAACACGAGATCCACTGGAGTCCCGGGTCAGTCCTGCTGGACGCCTTGCTGGACGAAGGTGTCGACGTGCCGTTCTCCTGCTTCGACGGGGAATGCGGGACGTGTCGAGCGGAATTGGTGCAGGGAAAGGTGCGCATGGGCCGAGCCGAGGGACTCACCGAGGACGAGGTGGAAAAAGGCGCCATCCTCGCGTGCGTGACCGAAGCCCCGGACGACTCCGACCCGACCCGGATCGTCGTCCGCTTCCCTTGA
- a CDS encoding alpha/beta fold hydrolase: MLQRTVTANGQRFHYAEQGEGPLVLLLHGFPESWHSWSHQIPMIAEAGYRAVAPDLRGYGRSSKPRRVDDYRITELVADCVGLVEALGETEAVVVGHDWGSMLAWTAAWTRPDVFRGVVGLSVAFGGRGLLPVAGVSSLGELRPSEVHRVIAGPDKAFYQEIWIDGEGLAAEAEEDMYTFFRDQFHSFSGDVYPADHQPPNVLTISPEEVLEFTRASGAVVDRGSRFRSGLVSPETLPEWLARDLDFYVAEYERTGLHHALNWYRCMDLDWELLAPYEGRPIEVPAMFIGSDLDVATLWGAEAIANFPTTVPRLTETVILERCGHWITREAPVATGEAIVRFLRTLSSAK, translated from the coding sequence ATGCTGCAGCGAACCGTGACCGCGAACGGTCAGCGTTTCCATTACGCCGAACAAGGAGAGGGACCCCTGGTCCTGCTCCTGCACGGATTCCCGGAGTCATGGCATTCCTGGAGTCACCAGATCCCGATGATCGCCGAGGCCGGCTACCGTGCCGTCGCCCCGGACCTCCGCGGATACGGTAGGTCGTCGAAACCACGTCGGGTCGACGACTACCGGATCACCGAGCTCGTCGCGGACTGTGTCGGTCTCGTCGAGGCGCTGGGGGAGACCGAGGCGGTGGTGGTCGGTCATGACTGGGGCTCCATGTTGGCGTGGACGGCCGCCTGGACCCGGCCGGACGTCTTCCGCGGGGTCGTCGGGCTCAGCGTCGCCTTCGGCGGCCGCGGACTGCTCCCCGTGGCGGGTGTCAGTTCGCTGGGTGAACTACGGCCCAGCGAAGTGCACCGTGTCATCGCCGGCCCGGACAAGGCGTTCTACCAGGAGATCTGGATCGACGGCGAAGGATTGGCCGCCGAGGCGGAGGAGGACATGTACACCTTCTTCCGCGACCAGTTCCACAGCTTCTCCGGCGATGTCTACCCCGCCGACCACCAACCCCCGAACGTCCTGACGATCTCGCCCGAGGAGGTTTTGGAGTTCACCCGGGCCAGCGGCGCGGTGGTCGACCGGGGAAGCCGGTTCCGCTCGGGCCTGGTCAGCCCGGAGACGCTCCCCGAATGGTTGGCGAGGGACCTCGACTTCTACGTCGCCGAGTACGAACGTACGGGCCTGCATCACGCCCTGAACTGGTACCGCTGCATGGACCTGGACTGGGAACTGCTCGCCCCATACGAGGGCAGGCCGATCGAGGTCCCGGCGATGTTCATCGGCTCCGACCTCGATGTCGCGACGCTGTGGGGAGCCGAGGCCATCGCCAACTTCCCCACGACGGTTCCCCGACTCACCGAAACCGTGATCCTCGAACGCTGCGGGCACTGGATCACCAGGGAGGCCCCGGTCGCGACTGGGGAGGCGATCGTCCGTTTCCTCCGAACCCTCTCGTCGGCGAAGTGA